TGTCCCGTAATTAATTGCACAACAGTTGCTAATAACATTAAAATAACTGGACTTAACGCAGTTAATAAACTAATACCAAAACTAGGCAAAGTTTTATTCTCAATTATTTGTGAATCTGCAATCGTGCCTTGATTACCTTCTCGTGTGAACGCTACTGGAGCAATTTTGTATGCAAATTTCGGAAATAATACCCCTACAATAATGGCTAAAGGTATACCTATAATAAAGCCATACATAAGTACGTGACCGATATTAGCATGTAGCGCTTGCGAAATTGCTACAGGTCCAGGGTGAGGTGGTAAAAAGCCATGCGTAATAGCTATAGAAGTAGCCATCGGTAAACCGACTTTAAGATTTGAAATTTTCATTCTTTTTGCTAACGTAAATACCAGTGGAATAAGTAACACAAAGGCAACTTCTAAAAATAGTGATATACCAATGATAAATGAGGCAACAATCATTGCTAAGGTTACATATTTTTCGCCGAATTTATCAATCAATTTATCAGCAATTCTTGTTGCTCCTCCACCTTCTGATAATAATTTCCCTAAAATAGAACCTAACCCAAAGATAATGGCAATACTACCTAATGTATCTCCCATACCTTTTTCTACAACTTCAACGATTTTGTCTATAGGCATACCCAAAATAATACCAGTAAACATCGAAGTAATAATTAAAGCAATAAATGTATTCACTTTAAGTAACATAATTAATACAAGTAACACTAATACCCCAATAACGACACTAATCAGTGGCCAAATTTCTCCAAACATTTCCATCCCTACTTTCTATAGACCTTATTAGCTATTTAATTTGTATACTTCTGTCAATGTATCAACATCTCCAACATTTCCCGGGAAAATTACATATGGCATTTTTGGATATTTCGCTTCACTGCCTGTTAACCAAACGGGTACACCTTTAGTTACTTGTCCAATAACAGTAGCTTTATGAATGTTTAACCCTTTAGTAGCCACATCACTTGAAGTAATGCCTCCCTTGGCAATAATAAATTTAGGCTGTATCTGTAAACCATTAATAATTTCAACCAAGCTATTAGATATATTCGTTGAAATGCTTAAATTATTAGTTAAATCTTCGGTTTTTATAACGTCACGAGAAGTATAAATAACGACATCTTCCCCATCGTTAATAATTTGTTCTGCTTGCGTGATTTTATCTGTTATATATTCACTTAATGCAGGTTGCGTCACTTTTTTAACATCAAATTCGAGTTGCTTAATGTCAGTATTATTTAATAAATGGTGCAATTGATCAGACGTTTTCTTTACATGAGAGCCGACGACTATAATACCCCCATTGTTATTCTGTTTATAATTTTTTAAGTTAATAATCTCTCCTGGTGTTTCACACATTGCTTTAACAAATGAAGCAGCAGTTCTAAACACAAACTTTTTCTTATGTTTAGCTAAGAATTCTGTTAAACATGCCACAAAGTAGTCCATATCTTCGTCGTTCAATGCATCTACAACGACTGCATCGAAGTTGTTTAATAACTCGAACGTATGGAAAATTGCTGTTTTATCACGTTCTCTAATCTGGCTTAAAGTAATGTGGTAAACCTCGTTGGAAGCCACAGCTCCATCACTCTTTTCAGCGATAAAATCTGCCATTCTCTCTGACTCAAACCCAAATGTTGTGTCATTTGAAAATTCACTTGCTGCAACAGGCATATACGCATCGTTTTCTTTTAAATAATGAATACCGTTATAAGTAAAACGATTGCCCTCAAAAAATTCCGGTAAATAAAATACTGCATCAAATCCCGAAACGGAAGCATCATTTAGTATCTTTGGTTCTAAATAAAAGTGTCCTCTTAAAGTTGAATCGCCTCTGCTTATGATTAAGTATGGGTGATTTAATCGTTGTGATATTTTTTCAATATTACTGCTTATTTCTTTATGTAAAGCAGTTGTTTCTTCCTCATTTAAAGCACGTGAATTAGTCAAAATATAAAACATGTTATTTGGTTGCTTAAAACCGTCTTCTAATAAAGTTTCAGTCCATTGTGTATATACCGGTAAATCTTTGACTGTTTGAGTACCAGTTGGGTCATCATCTAATACGATAATTTTATAATTGAAAGTATTTAAATTTTTATGAAATTCGTCATTTTTTTGTTCGTTAATCAACTTATCATTTAACATATTGTCACCTACATATTATTTATATTTTCAAAATATTTAATGATTCCAGAGTGGTCATTTAGTCCATTGCCTTGAGCAACTTCTGATTTGTATATTTCTTTAATTTGGTTTGCAACTGGTAATGTTAAACCAACGGTGTCAGCAGTAGATGAAACATTTTTTAAATCCTTTAAATTAATATTTAAAGTACCGCCAGGTTGGTAATCTTCACCAATCATTTTAGGAAATTTAGCATCCATAACAGTAGACCCTGCTAAACCACCTTTAATAGCTTGATACATAGCCTCTAAATCAATATTAAATTTTTTAGCTAATACGACTGCTTCTGATAGAGCAGCAATATTAGTATTAACAATAATTTGATTTGCTAACTTAACGACACTACCAGAACCAACTTCTCCTACGCGAATAACTGATTGAGCTATTGGCTCACATACTTTTTTAATGTCGTTAAAATCACTTTCATTACAACCTACCATTATTGATAATTCACCAGTAATTGCTAATGGTTCACCACCACTAACTGGTGCATCAATATATGAAACTGATTTTTCTTCCAGAACTTTACTAATTTCTAAAGATTCATTGGGTGTCAATGAACTTGTATCTATCACACTTTTTACGTTGACTTGAGGTTGATTCAATATCGACTCTTCCCCGCTATATAATACCGATTTCACAATTGCTCCATTTGGTAAAGATAAGAACAAGTAATCCACTTCTATTGCCATATCAGCAATTGAAACTGCTAGTGCACCTTCTTTTACCATTTCTTGTTCAGTATCTTTATTTACATCGTTTACTAGCACTATATTTTGTGCTTTAAGTAAATTTTTGGCCATGGGTTTGCCCATAATTCCTAAACCAATAAATCCAATTTTCATAACATTACCTCCATTGAAAACGTTTACTTTTTGTAATTGTATACTTTTAAACTTAAAATGTATACATTTTAAGTTATAATTTTTTGTAGTAATATAGTAGCAAGAGGTGAAATTATGCATAACAATGATGAATTAACGCTGTATCAAATAATCAGAAATGACATTATTTCTGGAGAATTAAAACCCGCAGAAAAAATAACAGAAATTAAGTTAGCCAAAAAATATAACGTTAGTAGGACGCCTGTCAGAGAGGTCATTAAACAGTTAGAATTAGAATATTTTATTAAAGACTCTTATATTTTTATCCCAACTACAGAAGAATATAGAAATATATTTGAAATGCGTATTTTATTTGAAACATATGCATTAGAGAAGGCAGGAATCATTTTCACAAATACTGATTTAGCAGAATTGAAAAGCTATACGAAGATTGACATAGATAGCGAAGATGAAGAAAGAATTTTAGAAATTAATGACAAGTTTCATCAAAAAATAATGAGCGCTACTAACAACCCTTTTATATTAGAATCCTATCAAAAGCTAAAAAGTTTTATTTATTTGTTTAGCAAAACTGTCATTACTAAACGTCGCCCAGGATTAATAGAAGAACATGACGAAATCGTTGAGGCACTGAGCAATAGGAACATTGAAGAAGCAATATCCTTATTAGAGACACACCTCAAAAAAGACTTAGAATTTAGCCTTTACTATTTATCTTTTAAAAATTAATTACTTTACTATCCTTTATCTAAACAACTGAAAAAGGTCTGAACACTTATTCAACATTATTTAGACCTTTTTTTGTATATAGTAGAACTTAACTTTCTTGATTAAGATAATTTGTAAGCAAGTTTGTATATAGCTCAATAAAAGTGCCAAATATATAATAGATTTCCGATATGTAAAATTATTTTGGAAGACGGTTAGAGGATATTTAAGTTGGAACATACATCATATGCATAATGCATGAACATATTCTTATCACAGAATATGTAAACCAAGCTATTTTAATCAAATTTTGAGATAACTTAGTTGCGTTGTTTTGTGTCAATAACAATCGTTTATGAAACATATTAACAAGGTAGCACCTCCGTCAGTCTAAATACAAAAAATCTCCCTCCATTTGATAATGGAGGGAGTACTTATTACCTTATAAGAATTTGTTTGTGTTTTTAATTTTTGAGCTTTCCACTCAATATTTTACAGTTATACGCGGCTTAACTTATGCAGTTACCCACTGTGAAGCGCCTTCTGTATCATATAATTTCTGAGCTGCTTGGTCTTGAACTGATTCAGGTGCTTCTGTAGGAGATTTACCTTGATATTCTGAAGGTGCTACTGAATCCCATGTGCTTTGTAGGAATTGATATTTTCCTGCTGCTCCTGATGATGCGTTAACAGCTTTTGTATCTCCACCTGATTCACGTTCTGCAATTTGTTTTAAATGACCATTTACATCACTTGATGAACCGCTTGAACTTGCGTTTGAGCTTGCTGACTCATCAGATGAAGTTGATTGTTGTGATTGTTCTTTTTGTGGTTGCGCTTGTTGTTGTGACTGTTCTTTTTGTGGTTGTGCTTGTTGTTGTGATTGTTCTTTCTGTGGTTGTGCTTGTTGTTGTGATTGTCCACTATTTGAAGTTTGTTGTGCTTGATTTGTATCCTCTTGTGAACCATTGTTAT
The genomic region above belongs to Staphylococcus durrellii and contains:
- a CDS encoding gluconate:H+ symporter, encoding MFGEIWPLISVVIGVLVLLVLIMLLKVNTFIALIITSMFTGIILGMPIDKIVEVVEKGMGDTLGSIAIIFGLGSILGKLLSEGGGATRIADKLIDKFGEKYVTLAMIVASFIIGISLFLEVAFVLLIPLVFTLAKRMKISNLKVGLPMATSIAITHGFLPPHPGPVAISQALHANIGHVLMYGFIIGIPLAIIVGVLFPKFAYKIAPVAFTREGNQGTIADSQIIENKTLPSFGISLLTALSPVILMLLATVVQLITGHEDGKATGFEGFIYFIGSSTTAMLIAVLFAMYTMGIRRKQSMNQIMQTVSDAITPIAMLLLIIGGGGVFKQILIDGGVGDTISKMFHGTEMSPIILAWLVAAILRVALGSTTVAALSSVGVVLPLIQSVDVNISLVVLAIGAGSIFCSHVNDAGFWMFKEYFGLTIKETFLTWTLLESLLSVLGLGFILLVNVII
- a CDS encoding four-carbon acid sugar kinase family protein; the protein is MLNDKLINEQKNDEFHKNLNTFNYKIIVLDDDPTGTQTVKDLPVYTQWTETLLEDGFKQPNNMFYILTNSRALNEEETTALHKEISSNIEKISQRLNHPYLIISRGDSTLRGHFYLEPKILNDASVSGFDAVFYLPEFFEGNRFTYNGIHYLKENDAYMPVAASEFSNDTTFGFESERMADFIAEKSDGAVASNEVYHITLSQIRERDKTAIFHTFELLNNFDAVVVDALNDEDMDYFVACLTEFLAKHKKKFVFRTAASFVKAMCETPGEIINLKNYKQNNNGGIIVVGSHVKKTSDQLHHLLNNTDIKQLEFDVKKVTQPALSEYITDKITQAEQIINDGEDVVIYTSRDVIKTEDLTNNLSISTNISNSLVEIINGLQIQPKFIIAKGGITSSDVATKGLNIHKATVIGQVTKGVPVWLTGSEAKYPKMPYVIFPGNVGDVDTLTEVYKLNS
- a CDS encoding NAD(P)-binding domain-containing protein, whose amino-acid sequence is MKIGFIGLGIMGKPMAKNLLKAQNIVLVNDVNKDTEQEMVKEGALAVSIADMAIEVDYLFLSLPNGAIVKSVLYSGEESILNQPQVNVKSVIDTSSLTPNESLEISKVLEEKSVSYIDAPVSGGEPLAITGELSIMVGCNESDFNDIKKVCEPIAQSVIRVGEVGSGSVVKLANQIIVNTNIAALSEAVVLAKKFNIDLEAMYQAIKGGLAGSTVMDAKFPKMIGEDYQPGGTLNINLKDLKNVSSTADTVGLTLPVANQIKEIYKSEVAQGNGLNDHSGIIKYFENINNM
- a CDS encoding transglycosylase family protein, whose protein sequence is MKKTIITSTLALGIGATGLVAGHSANAAENNVDQSKLAQQAQSNSNQLNESPVQKGSYNYNFNQDGTNYNFKSDGTNYTWSYNGYNNGSQEDTNQAQQTSNSGQSQQQAQPQKEQSQQQAQPQKEQSQQQAQPQKEQSQQSTSSDESASSNASSSGSSSDVNGHLKQIAERESGGDTKAVNASSGAAGKYQFLQSTWDSVAPSEYQGKSPTEAPESVQDQAAQKLYDTEGASQWVTA
- a CDS encoding GntR family transcriptional regulator — protein: MHNNDELTLYQIIRNDIISGELKPAEKITEIKLAKKYNVSRTPVREVIKQLELEYFIKDSYIFIPTTEEYRNIFEMRILFETYALEKAGIIFTNTDLAELKSYTKIDIDSEDEERILEINDKFHQKIMSATNNPFILESYQKLKSFIYLFSKTVITKRRPGLIEEHDEIVEALSNRNIEEAISLLETHLKKDLEFSLYYLSFKN